From Afipia carboxidovorans OM5, one genomic window encodes:
- a CDS encoding adenine phosphoribosyltransferase — translation MTIADDLKASVRAIRDYPKPGIIFRDITTLLGDARAFRRAVDQLVQPWAGSKIDKVAGIEARGFILGGAVAHQVSAGFVPIRKKGKLPHTTVRIAYSLEYGLDEMEMHADAVKPGERVILIDDLIATGGTAEGAVKLLRQIGAEVVAACFIIDLPDLGGAAKLRAMDVPVRTLMEFDGH, via the coding sequence ATGACCATCGCTGACGATTTGAAGGCCTCGGTCCGCGCGATCCGGGATTATCCGAAGCCCGGCATCATCTTTCGCGACATCACGACGTTGCTCGGCGATGCGCGCGCGTTCCGCCGGGCGGTGGATCAACTGGTGCAGCCGTGGGCCGGCTCGAAGATCGACAAGGTCGCGGGCATCGAGGCGCGCGGTTTCATTCTCGGCGGCGCAGTCGCACATCAGGTCTCGGCCGGGTTCGTGCCGATCCGCAAGAAAGGCAAGCTGCCGCACACCACGGTGCGCATTGCTTACTCTCTCGAATATGGTCTCGATGAGATGGAGATGCACGCCGATGCGGTGAAGCCCGGCGAGCGCGTGATCCTGATCGACGATCTGATCGCGACTGGCGGCACTGCGGAGGGCGCCGTCAAGCTGCTGCGCCAGATCGGCGCCGAAGTCGTTGCGGCTTGTTTCATCATCGATCTGCCGGATCTCGGCGGTGCGGCCAAGCTGCGGGCGATGGATGTGCCGGTGCGCACGCTAATGGAATTCGACGGGCACTAA
- a CDS encoding cytochrome c1, producing the protein MSGPSTYNPQNPALKWIEQRLPIGGLVHSSFVAYPTPRNLNYWWTFGAILSMMLAVQIITGVILAMHYTPHVDFAFKSVELIVRDVNYGWLLRYIHANGASMFFIAVYIHMFRGLYYGSYKAPREVLWILGVIIYLLMMATGFMGYVLPWGQMSFWGATVITNLFSAIPYVGDSIVTLLWGGYAVGNPTLNRFFSLHYLLPFVIAGVVVLHVWALHVAGQNNPAGVEPKTEKDTVPFTPYATVKDGFGMVCFLIFFAWFIFYVPNYLGEADNYIPANPAVTPAHIVPEWYYLPFYAILRSIPSKLGGVIAMFAAIIVLAFLPWLDSCKVRSSKYRPLAKQFFWIFVAVCIGLGYLGAQPPEGIYVIAGRILTVAYFAYFLIVLPILSRIETTRPLPNSIADDVLAKSGKQPMVSAALALALAGSLTLGGLDTAKAADGHGAVPAAMSWSFAGPFGKFDQGQLQRGLKVYKEVCASCHSLDYVAFRNLADPGGPGYSPAQAAAFASEYKVQDGPNDAGDMFERAGRPADYFPAPFPNENAARAANGGAAPPDLSLMAKARSYERPFPRFIFDLFTQFQERGPNYIHALLTGYAEKPANFQLPEGSFYNTYFPGHAIKMPPPLSDGQVTYDDGAPATAEQYSKDVAAFLMWTAEPHLEARKRLGMQVMLFLVVLAGLLYFTKRKIWADAH; encoded by the coding sequence ATGAGCGGACCCTCTACCTATAACCCGCAAAATCCAGCCTTGAAGTGGATCGAGCAACGCCTGCCGATTGGCGGACTAGTCCATTCCTCCTTCGTCGCCTATCCGACACCGCGTAACCTCAACTACTGGTGGACCTTCGGCGCTATCCTTTCGATGATGCTCGCGGTGCAGATCATCACCGGCGTCATCCTCGCGATGCACTACACGCCGCACGTCGACTTCGCCTTCAAGTCGGTCGAACTGATCGTGCGTGACGTGAACTACGGCTGGCTGCTGCGCTACATTCATGCGAACGGCGCCTCGATGTTCTTCATCGCCGTCTACATCCATATGTTCCGTGGTCTCTATTACGGGTCCTACAAGGCGCCGCGCGAGGTACTCTGGATTCTCGGCGTTATCATCTACCTGTTGATGATGGCGACGGGCTTCATGGGTTACGTGCTGCCGTGGGGCCAGATGAGCTTCTGGGGCGCGACCGTCATCACCAACCTGTTCTCGGCGATCCCGTATGTCGGCGACAGCATTGTGACGCTGCTGTGGGGCGGCTACGCGGTCGGCAACCCGACGCTGAACCGCTTCTTCTCGCTGCACTACCTGCTGCCGTTCGTGATCGCAGGCGTTGTCGTGCTGCACGTCTGGGCGCTGCATGTCGCTGGCCAGAACAACCCGGCCGGCGTCGAGCCGAAGACCGAGAAGGACACCGTGCCGTTCACGCCGTACGCGACCGTCAAGGACGGGTTCGGCATGGTCTGCTTCCTGATCTTCTTCGCCTGGTTCATCTTCTACGTGCCGAACTATCTCGGCGAGGCGGACAACTACATCCCGGCGAACCCCGCCGTGACGCCCGCGCACATCGTGCCTGAATGGTACTACCTGCCGTTCTACGCGATCCTGCGTTCGATCCCGAGCAAGCTCGGCGGCGTCATTGCGATGTTCGCGGCGATCATCGTGCTCGCGTTCCTGCCCTGGCTCGATAGCTGCAAGGTGCGTTCGTCGAAGTATCGTCCGCTTGCGAAGCAGTTCTTCTGGATCTTCGTCGCGGTCTGCATCGGCCTCGGCTATCTCGGCGCCCAGCCTCCGGAAGGCATCTACGTCATCGCGGGCCGCATCCTGACGGTTGCGTACTTCGCCTACTTCCTGATCGTTCTGCCGATCCTGTCGCGGATTGAGACCACACGGCCTCTGCCGAATTCGATCGCAGACGATGTGCTCGCCAAGTCCGGCAAGCAGCCGATGGTGTCGGCGGCGCTGGCCCTTGCACTGGCAGGCTCGTTGACGCTCGGTGGCCTCGACACTGCCAAGGCGGCTGATGGTCACGGCGCTGTGCCGGCGGCGATGAGCTGGTCGTTCGCAGGACCGTTCGGCAAGTTCGACCAGGGGCAGCTTCAGCGCGGCCTCAAGGTCTACAAGGAAGTCTGCGCGAGCTGCCATTCGCTCGACTACGTTGCCTTCCGCAATCTCGCCGATCCGGGCGGACCGGGCTACAGCCCGGCGCAGGCAGCAGCGTTTGCGTCGGAATACAAGGTCCAGGACGGTCCGAACGATGCCGGCGATATGTTCGAGCGTGCGGGCCGCCCCGCGGACTACTTCCCGGCGCCGTTCCCGAACGAAAACGCAGCTCGTGCCGCCAACGGTGGTGCGGCTCCGCCGGACCTGTCGCTGATGGCGAAGGCGCGCTCCTATGAGCGGCCGTTCCCGCGCTTCATCTTCGATCTGTTCACCCAGTTCCAGGAGCGTGGTCCGAACTACATCCACGCGCTCCTGACCGGGTATGCGGAAAAGCCTGCGAACTTCCAGTTGCCGGAAGGCTCGTTCTACAACACCTACTTCCCCGGCCACGCCATCAAGATGCCGCCACCGCTCTCCGACGGTCAGGTGACCTATGACGACGGCGCACCTGCGACGGCCGAGCAGTACTCGAAGGACGTCGCCGCCTTCCTGATGTGGACCGCGGAGCCTCACCTCGAAGCCCGCAAGCGGCTCGGCATGCAGGTGATGCTGTTCCTAGTCGTGCTGGCGGGACTTCTGTACTTCACCAAGCGCAAGATCTGGGCTGACGCTCACTGA
- the petA gene encoding ubiquinol-cytochrome c reductase iron-sulfur subunit → MGGRRAVAVRKGFANVTASSSAHPATRRDFLYVATGAVAAVGSAAAVWPLISQMNPDAATIAAGAPIEVDLSPIAEGQDIKVFWRGKPIYIMNRTKKQVEEARAVNVATLPDPQTDQSRVKEGHDQWLVVIGICTHLGCIPIAHEGSYDGFFCPCHGSVYDTSGRIRQGPAPLNLPVPPYAFVSDTKIKIG, encoded by the coding sequence ATGGGAGGCCGTCGGGCGGTTGCAGTTCGGAAAGGGTTTGCAAACGTGACTGCTTCTTCTTCGGCACATCCGGCGACGCGCCGTGATTTTCTTTATGTCGCAACCGGTGCGGTTGCTGCCGTAGGCAGCGCGGCCGCTGTCTGGCCGCTGATCTCCCAGATGAATCCCGACGCCGCGACGATTGCGGCCGGTGCACCGATCGAGGTCGATCTGTCGCCGATCGCGGAGGGACAGGACATCAAGGTGTTCTGGCGCGGCAAGCCGATCTACATCATGAACCGGACCAAGAAGCAGGTCGAGGAGGCGCGCGCCGTTAACGTGGCGACCCTTCCTGATCCGCAGACTGACCAGTCCCGCGTCAAGGAAGGCCACGACCAGTGGCTCGTCGTGATCGGCATCTGCACCCACCTCGGCTGCATTCCGATTGCCCACGAAGGTTCTTACGACGGCTTCTTCTGCCCCTGCCATGGCTCGGTCTACGACACGTCCGGCCGTATCCGCCAAGGGCCCGCGCCGCTCAACCTCCCCGTACCTCCGTACGCTTTCGTCTCCGACACCAAGATTAAAATCGGCTGA
- a CDS encoding tRNA (cytidine(34)-2'-O)-methyltransferase, which yields MRIALYQPDIPQNTGTILRLCACLEVEAHIIEPAGFPVSDRHFRRAGMDYLDRVSISRHVSWNAFRVWREADGGRLVLFTTKAATSYLAHRYEDTDILLFGRESAGVPDEVAESADQRLLIPIAEGMRSLNIAVSAAMALGEALRQTRHGVTNGDNAP from the coding sequence ATGCGGATCGCCCTCTATCAGCCCGATATCCCCCAAAATACCGGGACGATTCTGCGCCTGTGCGCATGTCTTGAGGTCGAGGCACATATTATCGAGCCCGCGGGCTTTCCTGTGAGCGACCGCCATTTCCGCCGCGCGGGGATGGATTATCTCGACCGGGTCTCCATATCGCGTCATGTGTCCTGGAATGCCTTCCGGGTCTGGCGCGAGGCCGACGGCGGGCGGCTCGTATTGTTTACGACCAAGGCAGCGACCTCCTATCTCGCGCATCGCTATGAAGATACTGATATTCTTCTGTTCGGCCGGGAGAGCGCGGGCGTGCCCGACGAGGTCGCCGAAAGCGCCGATCAGCGGTTGTTGATCCCGATCGCGGAAGGTATGCGCTCCCTCAACATCGCCGTCAGCGCGGCGATGGCGCTCGGTGAGGCGCTACGTCAGACGCGTCATGGTGTCACAAATGGAGACAACGCGCCGTGA
- the queE gene encoding 7-carboxy-7-deazaguanine synthase has protein sequence MSYAVKEIFLTLQGEGAHAGRTAVFCRFAGCNLWTGREQDRADATCRFCDTDFVGTDGTLGGRYATADALADQIAATWGEGTTHRFVVLTGGEPLLQIDVELIEALHARHFMIAVETNGTLPAPPGLDWICVSPKADTELAIRQGHELKLVYPQAENTPEDYAALAFAHFSLQPMDGPDLAQNTERAIDYCLRHPQWRLSVQTHKTIGIR, from the coding sequence GTGAGCTACGCGGTGAAGGAAATCTTCCTGACCTTGCAAGGTGAAGGCGCTCATGCGGGGCGCACGGCCGTGTTCTGCCGTTTTGCAGGCTGCAATCTCTGGACCGGTCGCGAACAGGACCGTGCCGACGCCACTTGCCGATTCTGCGACACCGACTTCGTCGGCACCGACGGCACGCTGGGCGGCCGCTACGCCACAGCCGATGCGCTTGCTGACCAAATCGCTGCAACCTGGGGCGAAGGGACGACACACCGTTTCGTGGTGCTGACCGGCGGCGAGCCGCTGCTGCAGATCGACGTGGAATTGATCGAAGCACTTCATGCACGCCATTTCATGATTGCGGTTGAGACCAACGGGACACTCCCCGCCCCGCCCGGCCTCGACTGGATCTGTGTGAGCCCCAAGGCTGACACAGAGCTTGCGATCCGGCAGGGCCACGAACTGAAGCTCGTTTATCCGCAGGCGGAGAACACGCCGGAGGATTACGCTGCGCTTGCCTTCGCCCATTTCTCACTGCAACCGATGGATGGGCCTGATTTGGCGCAAAACACCGAACGCGCGATTGACTATTGTCTGCGCCACCCGCAATGGCGGTTGAGCGTGCAGACCCACAAAACCATCGGGATCAGGTAA
- a CDS encoding dienelactone hydrolase family protein translates to MGTTISFSRPDGKEATGYLANAARGNAPGVVVIQEWWGLSEQIKGLVDRFAVAGFDALAPDLFNGVVVPYHDAEAAAKEMQSLNFMDATEQTVRGAVQYLKRNGAKVGLTGFCMGGAVTIIGAAKIPELTAAVSFYGVPPAEAVKPADVKVPLQGHFANKDDYFSPEMVNAFESGLKKARKSCEFFRYDADHAFVNEQRASVHDRQAAELAWGRAIDFFKKHLG, encoded by the coding sequence ATGGGCACTACGATCAGCTTCTCGCGTCCCGACGGCAAGGAAGCCACGGGCTATCTCGCCAACGCTGCGCGCGGCAATGCGCCGGGCGTCGTCGTCATTCAGGAATGGTGGGGACTGTCCGAGCAGATCAAGGGACTGGTCGATCGCTTCGCGGTGGCCGGGTTCGATGCGCTGGCGCCCGATCTCTTCAACGGCGTGGTCGTGCCGTATCACGACGCCGAGGCGGCGGCGAAGGAGATGCAGTCGCTGAATTTCATGGACGCGACCGAGCAGACGGTGCGCGGCGCTGTACAGTATCTCAAGCGCAACGGCGCCAAGGTTGGCCTCACCGGTTTTTGCATGGGCGGCGCGGTGACCATCATCGGCGCGGCGAAAATTCCGGAGTTGACGGCAGCGGTCTCGTTCTACGGTGTGCCGCCGGCGGAAGCAGTGAAGCCTGCCGACGTGAAGGTGCCGCTGCAGGGTCACTTCGCCAATAAGGACGATTACTTCTCGCCCGAGATGGTCAATGCCTTCGAGAGCGGGCTGAAGAAAGCGCGCAAATCGTGCGAATTCTTCCGCTACGACGCCGACCATGCCTTCGTGAACGAACAGCGCGCTTCGGTCCACGATCGGCAAGCGGCGGAGCTCGCCTGGGGCCGGGCGATCGATTTCTTCAAGAAGCATTTGGGGTAG
- a CDS encoding anthranilate synthase component I, which yields MNRTVFSLPPTVAYTTARGLEVTRQVTPFSGGQKLDALIDLLDRRRGVVLSSGTTVPGRYESFDLGFANPPLRVESRGENFTIAALNARGKVLVAFLAATLEHPAIEITAMTIERIEGHIVRGAAPVDEEQRTRRASIMTLVREIIASMSHAGDPLLGLFGAFAYDLVFQIEDLKQKREREADQRDIVLYIPDELLAYDRATGRGVVIEYEFSYKGATTRGQGRDTPDSIYAKTKREGFADHAPGDYQATVQRARQAFARGDLFETVPGQLFAEPCERTPAEVFKRLCTINPSPYGALLNLGEGEFLVSASPEMFVRSDGKRVETCPISGTIARGADAIGDARQIQELLNSQKDEFELNMCTDVDRNDKARVCVPGSIKVLARRQIETYSKLFHTVDHVEGMLRPGFDAIDGFLTHCWAVTVTGAPKLWAMQFVEDNERSSRRWYAGALGFLGFDGGINTGLTIRTIRMKDGLAEVRVGATLLFDSDPVAEELECQTKAAALFQALRGDPPKTLSAFAPDATGSGKRVLLVDCDDSFVHMLADYFRQVGANVSVTRHVHAMERLKNETFDLLVLSPGPGRPEDFGVSRFITEALGKKMPVFGVCLGLQAIGEHFGGQLGQLAQPAHGRPSRVQNRGGTLMRNLPNEITIGRYHSLFVAPDKMPDVLVVTATTEDGVPMAIEHKDLPVGGVQFHPESLMSLEGDVGLKIVENAFRLGQK from the coding sequence ATGAACAGGACCGTTTTTTCGCTTCCCCCCACGGTGGCCTACACCACGGCCCGCGGCCTCGAGGTGACGCGGCAGGTGACGCCGTTCTCCGGCGGGCAGAAGCTCGATGCGCTGATCGATCTCCTCGATCGGCGGCGCGGCGTTGTGCTGTCGTCCGGCACCACGGTGCCGGGACGCTATGAGAGTTTCGATCTCGGCTTCGCCAACCCGCCGCTGCGGGTGGAGTCGCGTGGGGAGAATTTCACCATCGCGGCGTTGAACGCGCGCGGCAAGGTGCTGGTCGCGTTCCTCGCGGCGACGCTCGAGCATCCCGCCATCGAAATCACCGCGATGACCATCGAGCGCATCGAAGGCCATATCGTGCGTGGTGCCGCGCCGGTCGATGAAGAGCAGCGCACCCGCCGCGCATCGATCATGACGCTGGTGCGCGAAATCATTGCGTCGATGAGCCATGCGGGCGATCCGCTACTCGGCCTGTTCGGCGCATTCGCCTACGACCTTGTGTTTCAGATCGAGGATTTGAAACAGAAGCGCGAACGCGAAGCCGATCAGCGCGACATCGTGCTCTACATTCCCGACGAGTTGCTGGCTTACGACCGCGCAACCGGGCGCGGCGTCGTGATCGAATACGAATTCAGCTACAAGGGCGCGACAACGCGCGGGCAGGGACGCGATACGCCGGACAGTATTTATGCCAAGACGAAGCGCGAAGGCTTTGCCGATCACGCGCCCGGCGATTATCAGGCGACGGTTCAGCGCGCCCGGCAGGCATTTGCGCGCGGCGACCTGTTCGAGACGGTGCCCGGGCAGTTGTTCGCGGAGCCGTGCGAGCGCACGCCGGCCGAGGTGTTCAAGCGGCTCTGCACGATCAACCCTTCGCCCTACGGCGCGCTGCTCAATCTTGGAGAAGGCGAGTTTCTGGTCTCCGCCTCGCCGGAAATGTTCGTGCGCTCCGACGGCAAGCGCGTCGAGACCTGTCCGATCTCGGGCACGATCGCGCGCGGTGCGGATGCCATCGGCGACGCGCGGCAGATTCAGGAGTTGCTGAACTCGCAGAAGGACGAGTTCGAGCTCAACATGTGCACCGACGTTGATCGCAACGACAAGGCGCGCGTCTGTGTGCCGGGTTCGATCAAGGTGCTGGCGCGGCGGCAGATCGAGACCTACTCGAAGCTGTTCCACACCGTCGATCATGTCGAAGGCATGCTGCGGCCGGGGTTCGATGCCATCGACGGTTTTCTCACCCATTGCTGGGCTGTGACGGTGACCGGCGCGCCGAAACTGTGGGCGATGCAATTCGTCGAGGACAACGAGCGCTCGTCGCGCCGCTGGTACGCCGGCGCACTCGGCTTCCTTGGCTTCGATGGTGGCATCAACACCGGCCTCACCATCCGCACCATCCGCATGAAGGACGGCCTCGCCGAGGTGCGTGTCGGCGCAACGCTGCTGTTCGATTCCGATCCGGTCGCGGAAGAGCTGGAGTGCCAGACCAAGGCGGCGGCGCTGTTTCAGGCGCTACGCGGCGATCCGCCAAAGACGCTCTCGGCCTTCGCGCCGGATGCGACCGGTTCGGGCAAGCGCGTGCTGCTTGTCGATTGCGATGACTCGTTCGTGCACATGCTGGCGGATTATTTCCGTCAGGTCGGCGCGAATGTCAGCGTGACGCGGCACGTGCATGCCATGGAGCGACTCAAGAACGAGACGTTCGATCTTCTCGTGCTGTCGCCCGGTCCCGGGCGGCCGGAGGATTTCGGCGTGTCGCGATTCATTACCGAGGCACTCGGCAAGAAGATGCCGGTGTTTGGCGTCTGTCTCGGCCTGCAGGCGATCGGCGAGCATTTCGGAGGCCAACTTGGCCAACTCGCGCAGCCCGCGCACGGCCGGCCTTCGCGCGTGCAGAACCGTGGCGGCACCTTGATGCGCAATCTGCCGAACGAGATCACCATCGGCCGCTATCATTCGCTGTTCGTTGCGCCCGACAAAATGCCAGATGTTCTCGTCGTCACCGCGACGACGGAAGACGGCGTGCCGATGGCGATCGAACATAAGGATTTGCCGGTCGGCGGCGTGCAATTCCATCCCGAGTCGCTGATGTCGCTGGAAGGCGATGTCGGCCTCAAGATCGTCGAGAACGCGTTCCGGCTGGGGCAGAAATAA